One segment of Triticum aestivum cultivar Chinese Spring chromosome 2A, IWGSC CS RefSeq v2.1, whole genome shotgun sequence DNA contains the following:
- the LOC123191997 gene encoding S-locus-specific glycoprotein S6-like, which yields MRPTSQLLLLLFLACILLLSIQTSAADKLEKGQNLTDSNGDTLVSAGGSFTLGFFSPGVSTKRYLGIWFSVSNDTVYWVANRDDPLGDTSGMFVFNDAATLVLLDGSRRTVWSSDFSSGSAAQLLDSGNLVVRNGSSDAYLWQSFDHPSDTLLPGMKLGKNFWTKTEWQLTSWRSADDPSPGDYGRTLETKGLPELVLWRGNVKTYRTGPWNGLYFNGVPEASTYTNMYPLHMTGLTGRSTEITYGYTAVPGAPLTRVVVNHTGVVEPLVWNTDTGAWISFFSRGARDVTCEAYGKCGASGLCNPEAALSGFCGCLPGFSSVSASAWQMKQYAGGCQRDAVLECRGGKTTGRFKVVSGVKLPDTQNATVDIDVATLEECEARCYANCSCLAYAAADTRGGGNRSGYVMWADAIVDLRLIDNKQDLYLRLSKSEFGEPSVSKFPTRIVIIGVSVSVIIIVVLLAFFFFIWRRSHNPGKRCLYKHICLCVHFLTIKEATGGFSDRNIIGKGGFSNVYKGKLRDGTDLAVDVAVKRLKRTRLTDKGREDFLREVEVMSTLTHVNLAELLYYCQDQEEDEWILVYEWMEKKSLNRYIFGEQNMPRSSPNWAQRLEIIRGVAVGVEFLHSKQVIHRDLKPGNILLDDSWNPKIADFATAKLFIADQTDPTVVLTPGYVAPEYAGAERTLTYKCDVYSFGVVLLEIVIGKRRTSMPTFLLHAWELWNRRDIEELLDQEVGELGELLSALARCIQIGLLCVQNLHRSPEEDRPAMSEVVAMLTSSDSQLRMPSKPIAHRAAGPSVQLIISDDTPGPSTISRSAHPAANAAYE from the exons ATGAGACCAACCAGCCAGCTTCTTCTGCTCCTCTTCTTGGCATGCATCTTGCTCCTCTCCATCCAGACCTCCGCTGCTGACAAGCTCGAGAAAGGCCAGAACCTCACTGACTCCAATGGCGACACGCTTGTCTCGGCCGGCGGCTCCTTCACCCTAGGGTTCTTTTCTCCCGGGGTGTCCACTAAGAGGTACCTCGGCATATGGTTCTCGGTGTCCAACGACACCGTCTACTGGGTGGCCAACCGTGATGACCCTCTCGGCGACACGTCCGGCATGTTTGTGTTCAACGACGCTGCCACCCTCGTCCTGCTTGACGGCTCCCGCCGCACGGTCTGGTCTTCAGACTTCTCCAGCGGAAGCGCGGCTCAACTTCTCGATTCCGGCAACCTGGTTGTGCGGAACGGCAGCAGTGACGCCTACCTGTGGCAGTCGTTCGACCACCCGTCGGACACCTTGCTGCCCGGCATGAAGCTGGGTAAGAACTTCTGGACCAAAACCGAGTGGCAGCTCACGTCATGGCGATCAGCGGACGACCCGTCTCCGGGGGACTACGGCCGTACGCTGGAAACTAAGGGGTTACCGGAGCTCGTCCTGTGGCGTGGCAACGTCAAGACGTACCGCACGGGGCCATGGAACGGTCTCTACTTCAACGGTGTCCCGGAGGCATCGACGTACACGAACATGTACCCGCTGCACATGACCGGCCTGACGGGCAGGTCGACGGAGATAACATATGGGTACACCGCCGTGCCCGGCGCACCACTGACCCGCGTCGTTGTGAACCACACTGGCGTGGTGGAGCCGCTGGTGTGGAACACCGACACAGGGGCGTGGATCTCCTTCTTCAGCAGGGGGGCAAGGGACGTCACCTGCGAAGCCTATGGCAAGTGCGGGGCGTCTGGCCTCTGCAACCCTGAGGCGGCATTGTCCGGGTTCTGCGGCTGCCTGCCGGGGTTCAGCTCTGTATCGGCTTCGGCGTGGCAGATGAAGCAGTATGCGGGCGGGTGCCAGCGCGACGCAGTTCTGGAGTGTCGTGGCGGGAAGACGACGGGCCGCTTCAAGGTGGTGTCAGGAGTGAAGCTTCCTGACACGCAGAATGCGACCGTGGATATTGATGTCGCTACGCTGGAGGAGTGCGAAGCGAGGTGCTATGCCAACTGCTCATGCTTGGCCTACGCTGCTGCTGATACCAGAGGCGGCGGCAATCGCAGTGGCTATGTCATGTGGGCGGATGCCATTGTTGATCTTCGCCTCATTGACAACAAGCAGGATCTCTACCTCAGGTTGTCGAAATCAGAATTTG GTGAGCCATCTGTGTCCAAGTTTCCTACTCGGATTGTTATAATCGGTGTATCTGTATCCGTGATCATCATCGTGGTTCTCCTtgctttcttctttttcatctggAGACGATCTCACAATCCAGGTAAACGCTGTCTATATAAACACATTT GTCTGTGCGTGCACTTTCTTACTATAAAAGAGGCTACAGGAGGTTTTTCCGACCGAAACATCATTGGCAAAGGAGGATTTAGCAACGTCTACAAG GGGAAGTTACGCGATGGTACAGACCTTGCCGTTGATGTTGCTGTAAAGAGGCTGAAACGCACTCGTCTTACTGATAAAGGGAGGGAAGATTTCTTAAGGGAAGTGGAAGTGATGTCGACCCTCACGCATGTCAATCTTGCCGAGCTTCTCTACTATTGCCAGGACCAGGAAGAAGATGAGTGGATACTAGTCTATGAGTGGATGGAGAAAAAAAGTTTAAATCGCTACATATTTG GAGAACAAAACATGCCCCGCTCTTCACCGAATTGGGCGCAAAGACTGGAAATAATTCGTGGGGTTGCAGTAGGTGTTGAATTCCTTCACAGCAAGCAAGTCATTCACAGGGATCTTAAACCTGGCAATATACTTCTGGATGATTCGTGGAACCCGAAGATAGCAGACTTCGCCACTGCCAAGCTGTTCATTGCCGACCAGACAGATCCGACAGTAGTACTGACACC AGGATATGTCGCTCCAGAGTATGCAGGAGCAGAGCGGACCCTGACGTACAAGTGTGATGTATATAGCTTCGGAGTCGTCCTGCTGGAGATAGTCATCGGCAAAAGGAGAACAAGCATGCCAACGTTCCTTCTTCAT GCCTGGGAATTGTGGAATCGTCGTGATATTGAGGAGCTTCTTGATCAAGAAGTGGGCGAACTTGGCGAGCTCTTGTCAGCACTAGCCAGGTGCATCCAGATTGGCCTTCTCTGCGTGCAGAATTTGCACCGGTCGCCTGAGGAGGACAGGCCTGCCATGTCTGAAGTTGTGGCAATGCTAACCAGCAGCGACTCACAGCTCCGAATGCCAAGTAAACCCATAGCTCACAGGGCAGCTGGCCCGAGCGTACAGCTAATAATCTCAGATGACACCCCCGGACCGAGCACCATCTCTCGCTCGGCACATCCTGCGGCAAACGCAGCGTATGAGTGA